From Halobacterium sp. R2-5, the proteins below share one genomic window:
- a CDS encoding geranylgeranyl reductase family protein, translating to MYDFAVVGVGPAGARFARRAAERGYDVVAFEQGELGKPLACSGHVSLDVWEYVPEDAREELFQNAIHGARFHLGGADSEAHPFYKDEPISNAVDRVQLDKVLADAARDAGADVRERHTVTAVSEFNDRVELTVRGPEETFDVTAKMVAGSDGPRSRVRDALGLPDPDEFLHGALAFDPEPDHERFVDVHLTVPEFFAWRIPRGEGGVEYGLAAAPGEDVPALFDALVEDYGVEIEHRCSGVIPIGPPDTVTSTRGFLLGDAAGQTKPFTGGGILYGMTAADCAAREIDPDRPPTLTSYEDAWRDELGRDIQLGHLVRRGYSAPQPVQRAGMRLFEGEIGVHMDQPTSLFSAEQLRALLR from the coding sequence GACCCGCGGGTGCGCGGTTCGCGCGCCGCGCGGCCGAACGCGGCTACGACGTGGTCGCCTTCGAGCAGGGTGAACTCGGGAAGCCGCTGGCGTGCTCGGGGCACGTCAGCCTCGACGTCTGGGAGTACGTCCCGGAGGACGCCCGCGAGGAACTGTTCCAGAACGCCATCCACGGCGCGCGCTTCCACCTCGGCGGCGCGGACTCCGAAGCCCACCCGTTCTACAAGGACGAGCCGATTTCGAACGCGGTCGACCGCGTGCAACTGGACAAGGTGCTCGCGGACGCGGCGCGGGACGCCGGCGCGGACGTCCGCGAACGGCACACCGTGACGGCGGTCTCCGAGTTCAACGACCGCGTCGAGCTCACTGTGCGCGGGCCCGAGGAGACGTTCGACGTGACCGCGAAGATGGTCGCGGGCAGCGACGGCCCGCGATCGCGCGTCCGGGACGCCCTCGGCCTCCCCGACCCGGACGAGTTCCTGCACGGCGCGCTCGCGTTCGACCCCGAACCCGACCACGAGCGCTTCGTGGACGTCCACCTCACCGTCCCGGAGTTCTTCGCGTGGCGCATCCCCCGCGGCGAGGGCGGCGTCGAGTACGGGCTCGCGGCCGCGCCCGGCGAGGACGTACCGGCGCTGTTCGACGCGCTCGTCGAGGACTACGGCGTCGAAATCGAGCACCGCTGCTCGGGCGTCATCCCCATCGGACCGCCGGACACCGTCACGAGCACGCGCGGGTTCCTGCTCGGGGACGCGGCCGGCCAGACGAAGCCGTTCACGGGCGGCGGCATCCTCTACGGGATGACGGCCGCGGACTGCGCCGCGCGCGAAATCGACCCCGACCGGCCGCCCACGCTCACCAGCTACGAGGACGCGTGGCGGGACGAACTCGGCCGCGACATCCAACTGGGCCACCTCGTCCGCCGCGGGTACTCCGCGCCCCAGCCGGTGCAGCGCGCGGGAATGCGGCTGTTCGAGGGCGAAATCGGCGTCCACATGGACCAGCCGACGAGCCTCTTCTCGGCGGAACAGCTCCGGGCGTTACTCCGCTGA
- a CDS encoding aminomethyltransferase family protein translates to MTVVRERHEDHGASFREVAGRALPEEYGRPERTHRAVRNVVGITEHAFDVVVVEGEDRHEFVDDTVTNRVPTEDGEGVYALLLDPQGRIRADCYVFATGDSLLVFFPAGEGEAVAEEWSERTFVQDVDVEHATDRFGVFGAHGPKATEKIASVLGGASPPEEPLRFVRGSMEEGVTVIRDDDLAGEEGYIVVCAAADAGPVFETLVVRGLNATPFGRRTWETLTLEAGTPLFATELEGRIPNVLGLGNAVDYEKGCFVGQEVVSKVQNRGQPSSRLVGLVSEELPEAGAAVTRDGDDVGEITRAAVSPLREGPVAFAEVDYGVSDGSLTVETEDGDVSAEVSDLPFVDCTGQSARIPAYDGSAE, encoded by the coding sequence ATGACAGTCGTCAGGGAACGCCACGAGGACCACGGCGCGTCGTTCCGCGAGGTCGCGGGGCGCGCGCTCCCGGAGGAGTACGGCCGCCCCGAGCGCACGCACCGCGCGGTGCGCAACGTCGTCGGCATCACCGAGCACGCCTTCGACGTGGTCGTCGTCGAGGGCGAAGACCGTCACGAGTTCGTCGACGACACCGTCACGAACCGCGTCCCCACGGAGGACGGCGAAGGCGTCTACGCGCTCCTGCTGGACCCGCAGGGCCGGATTCGCGCGGACTGCTACGTGTTCGCGACCGGCGACAGCCTGCTCGTGTTCTTCCCGGCGGGCGAGGGCGAAGCAGTCGCCGAGGAGTGGAGCGAGCGGACGTTCGTCCAGGACGTCGACGTCGAGCACGCGACCGACCGTTTCGGCGTGTTCGGCGCGCACGGGCCGAAGGCCACGGAGAAGATCGCGAGCGTGCTCGGCGGCGCCAGCCCGCCCGAAGAGCCGCTGCGCTTCGTTCGCGGGTCGATGGAGGAGGGCGTGACGGTCATCCGCGACGACGACCTCGCGGGCGAGGAGGGCTACATCGTCGTCTGCGCGGCCGCCGACGCCGGCCCCGTCTTCGAGACGCTCGTCGTGCGCGGGCTGAACGCCACGCCGTTCGGTCGGCGGACGTGGGAGACGCTCACGCTGGAGGCGGGGACGCCGCTGTTCGCCACCGAACTGGAGGGGCGGATCCCGAACGTCCTCGGCCTCGGCAACGCCGTCGACTACGAGAAGGGCTGTTTCGTCGGGCAGGAGGTCGTCTCGAAGGTGCAGAACAGGGGACAGCCGAGCAGCCGACTGGTCGGGCTCGTCTCGGAGGAACTCCCCGAGGCGGGCGCGGCAGTCACTCGGGACGGCGACGACGTCGGCGAGATTACGCGCGCGGCCGTCAGCCCGCTGCGCGAGGGGCCAGTCGCGTTCGCGGAAGTCGACTACGGCGTCAGCGACGGCAGCCTGACTGTCGAGACGGAGGACGGCGACGTGTCTGCGGAGGTCTCGGACCTGCCGTTCGTGGACTGCACCGGCCAGTCGGCGCGCATCCCGGCCTACGACGGTTCAGCGGAGTAA